Proteins encoded together in one Oncorhynchus mykiss isolate Arlee chromosome 7, USDA_OmykA_1.1, whole genome shotgun sequence window:
- the si:dkey-264d12.5 gene encoding coiled-coil domain-containing protein 30 isoform X5, translated as MSVSTLFRVVSPIMEDTEQSEEELEHVVLCLQEEGMAPGASVKEQLGFLWRLFQHSEGRLVAVTHDLDSLRARHSAEMAEVQRYLEHIRSLSEKRDALAQEYEQENEVLRAQLQRLTLQQDAQMNEVAEMLYQEGLAEVIPSSHSEQVAYLLVERASLLERPDDPQAPQVPDAQAGTPSASQQETQSQTQCTKESMDQGAPSRGQSSWKRLFGLRKAAQSKQALASVELRPGSGLGVEREWARLERDLEEASRRLAMAHREIRRLTDELESARMTQSAYEPELQGAQEEVEQLRQEVEKLKKCDVVELRKATELNDRLDQEIRALRTRVRTMDAERKTLLETLEKMKHSDNAAKIHPEALQLNLAKGEGIAAPQMHTVCLQTELLLLDQVKTHERRLQQSETKDKLNDVRHQLQGLQEKYDELLNVTKKAEEYEDYEELKKQREEEEKVLELLMDKTEEVEEEYEELKTKKEEAERVYEELKIKMDEEKKEYEHLENMREELELKLDEALGRSKKQHSSQAVELQLKMQSLQQQLKSTEHQLNVERNRNTESGQQEEAARYTALRTQDNQLHRRMWEQREEELQDEGCSLREVEASLNCTNSELSLRFKGQQTQLDVLQSQTGTASQEIPADYVKLKECLEARQEDCEKLTEELMEVLTCLDLQKSKNAEKRSQHKAKMRRAKQIYLKETGCRDERIQSLERDLALALTSSAREKEMIVNMNEENGKLLAEKRDLLGKLNDVEEKTNKSVLAATTTQCSVDFLEKESKHLQDTIVEMSGLIPNGAALQHALKNLHKARSANVQESKKMSHFESILLTSSLLETRVLPGAFDMRSHLDNIYRCKASHTEEATSPRSSLTSPRSSLTSPRSTLTTQPVEMGYLNLTSSPGVWDSNLNLTPPSDQG; from the exons ATGAGTGTTTCTACA TTGTTTCGAGTTGTCTCGCCTATCATGGAAGATACGGAGCAGAGTGAG GAGGAGCTGGAGCATGTGGTCCTCTGTCTGCAGGAGGAGGGCATGGCCCCCGGGGCCTCAGTGAAGGAGCAGCTGGGTTTCCTATGGAGGCTGTTCCAGCACAGCGAGGGTCGCCTCGTCGCCGTGACCCATGACTTGGACAGCCTACGAGCACGCCACTCTGCCGAGATGGCCGAG GTGCAGAGGTACCTGGAGCACATCCGTAGCCTATCAGAGAAGAGGGATGCCCTGGCTCAGGAGTACGAGCAGGAGAATGAGGTCCTCAGGGCCCAGCTGCAACGCCTGACACTCCAGCAAG atgcccAGATGAATGAGGTGGCTGAGATGTTGTACCAGGAGGGCCTGGCAGAAGTGATTCCCAGCAGCCACAGTGAACAGGTGGCCTACCTGCTGGTGGAGAGGGCCTCCCTGCTGGAGAGACCTGATGACCCCCAGGCCCCGCAAGTCCCCGATGCCCAGGCAGGCACCCCCTCTGCCAGCCAGCAGGAGACACAGTCCCAGACTCAGTGCACCAAAGAGAGCATGGACCAG GGGGCACCCTCACGTGGCCAGAGCTCATGGAAGAGGCTCTTTGGACTCCGCAAGGCAGCTCAGAGCAAACAGGCGTTGGCCTCA gTTGAGCTCAGGCCGGGGTCAGGGCTCGGTGTGGAGCGTGAGTGGGCCCGTctagagagagacctggaggaggCATCACGCCGCTTGGCCATGGCCCACAGAGAGATCCGACGTCTGACCGATGAGCTAGAGTCAGCCCGCATGACCCAGAGTGCCTATG AGCCAGAGCTGCAGGGAGCCCAGGAGGAGGTAGAACAGCTCAGGCAGGAAGTGGAAAAGCTCAAGAAATGTG ACGTGGTGGAGTTGCGTAAGGCCACGGAGCTGAATGATCGTCTGGACCAGGAGATCAGAGCCCTCAGGACAAGGGTGCGAACCATGGACGCAGAGAGAAAGACCCTCCTAGAGACG CTGGAGAAAATGAAGCACTCTGACAACGCAGCTAAGATCCACCCAGAAGCACTGCAGCTTAACTTGGCTAAG GGAGAAGGGATAGCTGCCCCTCAGATGCACACCGTCTGTCTCCAGACAGAACTACTGCTCCTGGACCAGGTCAAGACCCATGAAAG ACGCCTCCAGCAGTCCGAGACCAAGGACAAGTTGAACGATGTGCGGCATCAACTGCAGGGGCTGCAGGAGAAATACGATGAGCTGCTGAATGTTACGAAGAAGGCAGAGGAGTACGAGGACTACGAGGAGCTGAAgaagcagagagaagaggaggagaaggttcTGGAGCTGCTGATGGATAAGAccgaggaggtggaggaggagtatGAGGAACTGAAGACTAAAAAAGAGGAGGCGGAGAGGGTGTATGAGGAGCTGAAGATTAAGATGGACGAGGAGAAGAAGGAATATGAACATCTGGAGAATATGAGGGAGGAGCTGGAGTTGAAGCTGGATGAAGCTCTTGGCCGGAGCAAGAAGCAGCATAGTAGTCAGGCGGTGGAACTGCAGCTTAAG ATGCAGAGTCTGCAGCAGCAGCTGAAGAGCACAGAGCACCAGCTGAACGTGGAAAGAAACCGCAACACAGAGTCTGGCCAGCAAGAGGAGGCAGCAAGATACACGGCCCTTAGGACTCAGGACAACCAGCTCCACAG GAGGATgtgggagcagagggaggaggagctgCAGGATGAGGGGTGTTCCCTGCGAGAGGTGGAAGCCTCCCTGAACTGCACTAACTCAGAGCTGAGCCTCCGATTTAAAGGCCAGCAGACACAGCTAGATGTCCTACAGAGTCAGACAGGCACAGCCAGCCAGGAG ATTCCTGCTGATTATGTAAAGCTGAAGGAATGCCTGGAGGCCAGGCAGGAGGATTGTGAGAAACTAACAGAGGAGCTCATGGAAGTTCTCACGTGCCTGGATTTACAGAAAAG CAAGAACGCCGAGAAGCGATCTCAGCACAAAGCCAAAATGCGGCGAGCCAAACAGATTTATTTGAAGGAGACAGGATGTCGTGATGAGAGGATTCAAAGCCTTGAGAGAGACCTGGCTCTCGCCTTAACCTCATCCGCCAGG GAGAAAGAGATGATAGTGAACATGAATGAGGAAAATGGGAAACTGCTGGCAGAGAAGAGGGATCTGCTCGGAAAACTGAATGACGTGGAGGAGAAAACAAACAAGAGTGTGCTTGCTGCCACTACCACTCAATGCAG TGTGGATTTCCTGGAGAAGGAAAGCAAGCACTTACAGGACACCATAGTGGAGATGTCCGGTCTGATTCCTAACGGAGCAGCATTGCAGCACGCACTAAAGAATCTCCATAAAGCACGCAGCGCTAATGTACAG gaaTCGAAGAAAATGTCTCATTTTGAGAGCATACTGCTAACGTCTAGCCTTCTGGAAACCAG AGTTCTGCCTGGAGCATTTGACATGAGAAGCCATTTGGACAACATCTATAGGTGCAAGGCCAGTCACACAGAGGAAGCCACCTCTCCACGCTCTTCACTGACCTCTCCACGCTCTTCACTCACCTCTCCACGCTCTACCCTGACCACACAGCCTGTGGAGATGGGCTATCTGAACCTGACCTCATCCCCAGGGGTGTGGGACAGCAATCTGAACCTGACGCCCCCCTCTGACCAGGGCTGA
- the si:dkey-264d12.5 gene encoding coiled-coil domain-containing protein 30 isoform X1, giving the protein MSVSTLFRVVSPIMEDTEQSEEELEHVVLCLQEEGMAPGASVKEQLGFLWRLFQHSEGRLVAVTHDLDSLRARHSAEMAEVQRYLEHIRSLSEKRDALAQEYEQENEVLRAQLQRLTLQQDAQMNEVAEMLYQEGLAEVIPSSHSEQVAYLLVERASLLERPDDPQAPQVPDAQAGTPSASQQETQSQTQCTKESMDQGAPSRGQSSWKRLFGLRKAAQSKQALASVELRPGSGLGVEREWARLERDLEEASRRLAMAHREIRRLTDELESARMTQSAYEPELQGAQEEVEQLRQEVEKLKKCDVVELRKATELNDRLDQEIRALRTRVRTMDAERKTLLETLEKMKHSDNAAKIHPEALQLNLAKGEGIAAPQMHTVCLQTELLLLDQVKTHERRLQQSETKDKLNDVRHQLQGLQEKYDELLNVTKKAEEYEDYEELKKQREEEEKVLELLMDKTEEVEEEYEELKTKKEEAERVYEELKIKMDEEKKEYEHLENMREELELKLDEALGRSKKQHSSQAVELQLKVCAELKQGQAMVSHLEQSALQQESRELREGLAQSSQKAQSCSRLQEELSAERAKLKDMEVEMQSLQQQLKSTEHQLNVERNRNTESGQQEEAARYTALRTQDNQLHRRMWEQREEELQDEGCSLREVEASLNCTNSELSLRFKGQQTQLDVLQSQTGTASQEIPADYVKLKECLEARQEDCEKLTEELMEVLTCLDLQKSKNAEKRSQHKAKMRRAKQIYLKETGCRDERIQSLERDLALALTSSAREKEMIVNMNEENGKLLAEKRDLLGKLNDVEEKTNKSVLAATTTQCSVDFLEKESKHLQDTIVEMSGLIPNGAALQHALKNLHKARSANVQESKKMSHFESILLTSSLLETRVLPGAFDMRSHLDNIYRCKASHTEEATSPRSSLTSPRSSLTSPRSTLTTQPVEMGYLNLTSSPGVWDSNLNLTPPSDQG; this is encoded by the exons ATGAGTGTTTCTACA TTGTTTCGAGTTGTCTCGCCTATCATGGAAGATACGGAGCAGAGTGAG GAGGAGCTGGAGCATGTGGTCCTCTGTCTGCAGGAGGAGGGCATGGCCCCCGGGGCCTCAGTGAAGGAGCAGCTGGGTTTCCTATGGAGGCTGTTCCAGCACAGCGAGGGTCGCCTCGTCGCCGTGACCCATGACTTGGACAGCCTACGAGCACGCCACTCTGCCGAGATGGCCGAG GTGCAGAGGTACCTGGAGCACATCCGTAGCCTATCAGAGAAGAGGGATGCCCTGGCTCAGGAGTACGAGCAGGAGAATGAGGTCCTCAGGGCCCAGCTGCAACGCCTGACACTCCAGCAAG atgcccAGATGAATGAGGTGGCTGAGATGTTGTACCAGGAGGGCCTGGCAGAAGTGATTCCCAGCAGCCACAGTGAACAGGTGGCCTACCTGCTGGTGGAGAGGGCCTCCCTGCTGGAGAGACCTGATGACCCCCAGGCCCCGCAAGTCCCCGATGCCCAGGCAGGCACCCCCTCTGCCAGCCAGCAGGAGACACAGTCCCAGACTCAGTGCACCAAAGAGAGCATGGACCAG GGGGCACCCTCACGTGGCCAGAGCTCATGGAAGAGGCTCTTTGGACTCCGCAAGGCAGCTCAGAGCAAACAGGCGTTGGCCTCA gTTGAGCTCAGGCCGGGGTCAGGGCTCGGTGTGGAGCGTGAGTGGGCCCGTctagagagagacctggaggaggCATCACGCCGCTTGGCCATGGCCCACAGAGAGATCCGACGTCTGACCGATGAGCTAGAGTCAGCCCGCATGACCCAGAGTGCCTATG AGCCAGAGCTGCAGGGAGCCCAGGAGGAGGTAGAACAGCTCAGGCAGGAAGTGGAAAAGCTCAAGAAATGTG ACGTGGTGGAGTTGCGTAAGGCCACGGAGCTGAATGATCGTCTGGACCAGGAGATCAGAGCCCTCAGGACAAGGGTGCGAACCATGGACGCAGAGAGAAAGACCCTCCTAGAGACG CTGGAGAAAATGAAGCACTCTGACAACGCAGCTAAGATCCACCCAGAAGCACTGCAGCTTAACTTGGCTAAG GGAGAAGGGATAGCTGCCCCTCAGATGCACACCGTCTGTCTCCAGACAGAACTACTGCTCCTGGACCAGGTCAAGACCCATGAAAG ACGCCTCCAGCAGTCCGAGACCAAGGACAAGTTGAACGATGTGCGGCATCAACTGCAGGGGCTGCAGGAGAAATACGATGAGCTGCTGAATGTTACGAAGAAGGCAGAGGAGTACGAGGACTACGAGGAGCTGAAgaagcagagagaagaggaggagaaggttcTGGAGCTGCTGATGGATAAGAccgaggaggtggaggaggagtatGAGGAACTGAAGACTAAAAAAGAGGAGGCGGAGAGGGTGTATGAGGAGCTGAAGATTAAGATGGACGAGGAGAAGAAGGAATATGAACATCTGGAGAATATGAGGGAGGAGCTGGAGTTGAAGCTGGATGAAGCTCTTGGCCGGAGCAAGAAGCAGCATAGTAGTCAGGCGGTGGAACTGCAGCTTAAG GTGTGTGCTGAGTTGAAGCAGGGCCAGGCTATGGTCAGCCATCTGGAGCAGAGTGCTCTGCAGCAGGAGAGTAGGGAGCTGAGGGAGGGGCTGGCCCAGAGCAGCCAGAAAGCCCAGAGTTGCAGCCGTCTGCAGGAAGAGCTGAGCGCTGAGAGGGCCAAGCTCAAAGACATGGAGGTAGAG ATGCAGAGTCTGCAGCAGCAGCTGAAGAGCACAGAGCACCAGCTGAACGTGGAAAGAAACCGCAACACAGAGTCTGGCCAGCAAGAGGAGGCAGCAAGATACACGGCCCTTAGGACTCAGGACAACCAGCTCCACAG GAGGATgtgggagcagagggaggaggagctgCAGGATGAGGGGTGTTCCCTGCGAGAGGTGGAAGCCTCCCTGAACTGCACTAACTCAGAGCTGAGCCTCCGATTTAAAGGCCAGCAGACACAGCTAGATGTCCTACAGAGTCAGACAGGCACAGCCAGCCAGGAG ATTCCTGCTGATTATGTAAAGCTGAAGGAATGCCTGGAGGCCAGGCAGGAGGATTGTGAGAAACTAACAGAGGAGCTCATGGAAGTTCTCACGTGCCTGGATTTACAGAAAAG CAAGAACGCCGAGAAGCGATCTCAGCACAAAGCCAAAATGCGGCGAGCCAAACAGATTTATTTGAAGGAGACAGGATGTCGTGATGAGAGGATTCAAAGCCTTGAGAGAGACCTGGCTCTCGCCTTAACCTCATCCGCCAGG GAGAAAGAGATGATAGTGAACATGAATGAGGAAAATGGGAAACTGCTGGCAGAGAAGAGGGATCTGCTCGGAAAACTGAATGACGTGGAGGAGAAAACAAACAAGAGTGTGCTTGCTGCCACTACCACTCAATGCAG TGTGGATTTCCTGGAGAAGGAAAGCAAGCACTTACAGGACACCATAGTGGAGATGTCCGGTCTGATTCCTAACGGAGCAGCATTGCAGCACGCACTAAAGAATCTCCATAAAGCACGCAGCGCTAATGTACAG gaaTCGAAGAAAATGTCTCATTTTGAGAGCATACTGCTAACGTCTAGCCTTCTGGAAACCAG AGTTCTGCCTGGAGCATTTGACATGAGAAGCCATTTGGACAACATCTATAGGTGCAAGGCCAGTCACACAGAGGAAGCCACCTCTCCACGCTCTTCACTGACCTCTCCACGCTCTTCACTCACCTCTCCACGCTCTACCCTGACCACACAGCCTGTGGAGATGGGCTATCTGAACCTGACCTCATCCCCAGGGGTGTGGGACAGCAATCTGAACCTGACGCCCCCCTCTGACCAGGGCTGA
- the si:dkey-264d12.5 gene encoding myosin-11 isoform X4: MSVSTLFRVVSPIMEDTEQSEEELEHVVLCLQEEGMAPGASVKEQLGFLWRLFQHSEGRLVAVTHDLDSLRARHSAEMAEVQRYLEHIRSLSEKRDALAQEYEQENEVLRAQLQRLTLQQDAQMNEVAEMLYQEGLAEVIPSSHSEQVAYLLVERASLLERPDDPQAPQVPDAQAGTPSASQQETQSQTQCTKESMDQVELRPGSGLGVEREWARLERDLEEASRRLAMAHREIRRLTDELESARMTQSAYEPELQGAQEEVEQLRQEVEKLKKCDVVELRKATELNDRLDQEIRALRTRVRTMDAERKTLLETLEKMKHSDNAAKIHPEALQLNLAKGEGIAAPQMHTVCLQTELLLLDQVKTHERRLQQSETKDKLNDVRHQLQGLQEKYDELLNVTKKAEEYEDYEELKKQREEEEKVLELLMDKTEEVEEEYEELKTKKEEAERVYEELKIKMDEEKKEYEHLENMREELELKLDEALGRSKKQHSSQAVELQLKVCAELKQGQAMVSHLEQSALQQESRELREGLAQSSQKAQSCSRLQEELSAERAKLKDMEVEMQSLQQQLKSTEHQLNVERNRNTESGQQEEAARYTALRTQDNQLHRRMWEQREEELQDEGCSLREVEASLNCTNSELSLRFKGQQTQLDVLQSQTGTASQEIPADYVKLKECLEARQEDCEKLTEELMEVLTCLDLQKSKNAEKRSQHKAKMRRAKQIYLKETGCRDERIQSLERDLALALTSSAREKEMIVNMNEENGKLLAEKRDLLGKLNDVEEKTNKSVLAATTTQCSVDFLEKESKHLQDTIVEMSGLIPNGAALQHALKNLHKARSANVQESKKMSHFESILLTSSLLETRVLPGAFDMRSHLDNIYRCKASHTEEATSPRSSLTSPRSSLTSPRSTLTTQPVEMGYLNLTSSPGVWDSNLNLTPPSDQG, encoded by the exons ATGAGTGTTTCTACA TTGTTTCGAGTTGTCTCGCCTATCATGGAAGATACGGAGCAGAGTGAG GAGGAGCTGGAGCATGTGGTCCTCTGTCTGCAGGAGGAGGGCATGGCCCCCGGGGCCTCAGTGAAGGAGCAGCTGGGTTTCCTATGGAGGCTGTTCCAGCACAGCGAGGGTCGCCTCGTCGCCGTGACCCATGACTTGGACAGCCTACGAGCACGCCACTCTGCCGAGATGGCCGAG GTGCAGAGGTACCTGGAGCACATCCGTAGCCTATCAGAGAAGAGGGATGCCCTGGCTCAGGAGTACGAGCAGGAGAATGAGGTCCTCAGGGCCCAGCTGCAACGCCTGACACTCCAGCAAG atgcccAGATGAATGAGGTGGCTGAGATGTTGTACCAGGAGGGCCTGGCAGAAGTGATTCCCAGCAGCCACAGTGAACAGGTGGCCTACCTGCTGGTGGAGAGGGCCTCCCTGCTGGAGAGACCTGATGACCCCCAGGCCCCGCAAGTCCCCGATGCCCAGGCAGGCACCCCCTCTGCCAGCCAGCAGGAGACACAGTCCCAGACTCAGTGCACCAAAGAGAGCATGGACCAG gTTGAGCTCAGGCCGGGGTCAGGGCTCGGTGTGGAGCGTGAGTGGGCCCGTctagagagagacctggaggaggCATCACGCCGCTTGGCCATGGCCCACAGAGAGATCCGACGTCTGACCGATGAGCTAGAGTCAGCCCGCATGACCCAGAGTGCCTATG AGCCAGAGCTGCAGGGAGCCCAGGAGGAGGTAGAACAGCTCAGGCAGGAAGTGGAAAAGCTCAAGAAATGTG ACGTGGTGGAGTTGCGTAAGGCCACGGAGCTGAATGATCGTCTGGACCAGGAGATCAGAGCCCTCAGGACAAGGGTGCGAACCATGGACGCAGAGAGAAAGACCCTCCTAGAGACG CTGGAGAAAATGAAGCACTCTGACAACGCAGCTAAGATCCACCCAGAAGCACTGCAGCTTAACTTGGCTAAG GGAGAAGGGATAGCTGCCCCTCAGATGCACACCGTCTGTCTCCAGACAGAACTACTGCTCCTGGACCAGGTCAAGACCCATGAAAG ACGCCTCCAGCAGTCCGAGACCAAGGACAAGTTGAACGATGTGCGGCATCAACTGCAGGGGCTGCAGGAGAAATACGATGAGCTGCTGAATGTTACGAAGAAGGCAGAGGAGTACGAGGACTACGAGGAGCTGAAgaagcagagagaagaggaggagaaggttcTGGAGCTGCTGATGGATAAGAccgaggaggtggaggaggagtatGAGGAACTGAAGACTAAAAAAGAGGAGGCGGAGAGGGTGTATGAGGAGCTGAAGATTAAGATGGACGAGGAGAAGAAGGAATATGAACATCTGGAGAATATGAGGGAGGAGCTGGAGTTGAAGCTGGATGAAGCTCTTGGCCGGAGCAAGAAGCAGCATAGTAGTCAGGCGGTGGAACTGCAGCTTAAG GTGTGTGCTGAGTTGAAGCAGGGCCAGGCTATGGTCAGCCATCTGGAGCAGAGTGCTCTGCAGCAGGAGAGTAGGGAGCTGAGGGAGGGGCTGGCCCAGAGCAGCCAGAAAGCCCAGAGTTGCAGCCGTCTGCAGGAAGAGCTGAGCGCTGAGAGGGCCAAGCTCAAAGACATGGAGGTAGAG ATGCAGAGTCTGCAGCAGCAGCTGAAGAGCACAGAGCACCAGCTGAACGTGGAAAGAAACCGCAACACAGAGTCTGGCCAGCAAGAGGAGGCAGCAAGATACACGGCCCTTAGGACTCAGGACAACCAGCTCCACAG GAGGATgtgggagcagagggaggaggagctgCAGGATGAGGGGTGTTCCCTGCGAGAGGTGGAAGCCTCCCTGAACTGCACTAACTCAGAGCTGAGCCTCCGATTTAAAGGCCAGCAGACACAGCTAGATGTCCTACAGAGTCAGACAGGCACAGCCAGCCAGGAG ATTCCTGCTGATTATGTAAAGCTGAAGGAATGCCTGGAGGCCAGGCAGGAGGATTGTGAGAAACTAACAGAGGAGCTCATGGAAGTTCTCACGTGCCTGGATTTACAGAAAAG CAAGAACGCCGAGAAGCGATCTCAGCACAAAGCCAAAATGCGGCGAGCCAAACAGATTTATTTGAAGGAGACAGGATGTCGTGATGAGAGGATTCAAAGCCTTGAGAGAGACCTGGCTCTCGCCTTAACCTCATCCGCCAGG GAGAAAGAGATGATAGTGAACATGAATGAGGAAAATGGGAAACTGCTGGCAGAGAAGAGGGATCTGCTCGGAAAACTGAATGACGTGGAGGAGAAAACAAACAAGAGTGTGCTTGCTGCCACTACCACTCAATGCAG TGTGGATTTCCTGGAGAAGGAAAGCAAGCACTTACAGGACACCATAGTGGAGATGTCCGGTCTGATTCCTAACGGAGCAGCATTGCAGCACGCACTAAAGAATCTCCATAAAGCACGCAGCGCTAATGTACAG gaaTCGAAGAAAATGTCTCATTTTGAGAGCATACTGCTAACGTCTAGCCTTCTGGAAACCAG AGTTCTGCCTGGAGCATTTGACATGAGAAGCCATTTGGACAACATCTATAGGTGCAAGGCCAGTCACACAGAGGAAGCCACCTCTCCACGCTCTTCACTGACCTCTCCACGCTCTTCACTCACCTCTCCACGCTCTACCCTGACCACACAGCCTGTGGAGATGGGCTATCTGAACCTGACCTCATCCCCAGGGGTGTGGGACAGCAATCTGAACCTGACGCCCCCCTCTGACCAGGGCTGA